The Bradysia coprophila strain Holo2 chromosome X, BU_Bcop_v1, whole genome shotgun sequence genomic interval ATTGTACACAGTGTACTAAATAGAGTGTAAAATTTGACTGCGATAGACTTTATTGTAATAATTCTATGTATGAAATGTATGGATTCTGatacaatttaaacaaaaaaggaaaagtgTGTCAGTTTTGTTTGCTGTTTGGTAGTTATCATCAATATATCCACATTTTTTGAAGCATTGACGTGTATGTGAGAGCTAAGTGTTACGTTAAGACAacggtgttgaggaatttcgcgccgcgtgatttacaataacccacaaagtgacagtttccttatacaaaatgtgtcattttgtccattattgtgaatgacgcagCGCGAAATTCCCAGCAGCCGTGATTTTAGCGAATTTACAGCTATCTCAAAtggtaaaatgattttaatgtaaggcagggactatttttgagaaattttgtttttttaagtttcttagacttttttgtgaattttctttaaaaaatgaagaaactcAAAAACAGGCCATGACATCAGCTCTATTTTACATACGATTACAAAAGCGAACCATAATATGGCTCATTTGCTATAAAATCTCGAATCAATTCCAGACACTTCCGGTCTACTTCCAATCATTTCTGATTTACTTTCGGTTCAATTTGGCTTCACTTGCAATGAATTCCGGTTAAATTTCCGACACATTCATTTCTATCAAGTCACATGAATTTTATGTACGAGGACGACATGACTTCTTCAAAAAATGAGGTTGGCTTCGTccgaaaataatatttgcctctattcaaatattaaattaaaatattgcaacttttcgggttttccatcTGTAAGCACACAGAACGCAAAACCTACATTGCACTATTATTATTCCTTTCAGGTaccgaaaataaactttgttcgtacgattttctattgttttgttgcacaCCAAgagaaagggaaaaaaaactgtaCCGAAACGAAGCCCGAATTCTTCGTTTCAATTCAATGACGATAAACCTCAATTCGACAGGAAGTAACCGATAAAAACAGCATTGAGAATTATGGGGTATTACAACTGTTACCAATATATTAAAGCTTTGCTGTGTTTTATGGCTGTGTGTCGTTTcacttaaaaatgaaaatggaaaagcttcgtgaaaaataaattgttgcaTTATGATTCGGTGGAatgtctttaaaaaaaataaattttatgagcTACGGgtactttataaaaaaatcaagttttttttaacgttcgTTTGTATAATAGACAAACCTAAATACTTTCAATCGAATACTAACTGggtcaacaataaaaaaataaataaaaaaaattgccgtATACATGACCAACAAAAGAAAGCccaatagaaaaattccacAACCCATGCGACATCCGAAACAAAAATCTCTAAtcttttcctttattttcattgttaaatGCTGTTtgtgcatatatatatatatataacacTCATATGTACACGGAAAAATGTCCCTTCTACCGTTTTGGcccataaaacattttcacgatTCAACACTCCACACAATCCACACATGCTTATCGCACTTGTCTGCACTTTATTACCcaacaaaatgacgaaaaaaaaattccttttgtTTGGGGAATTCAGTTAAATAGCCAAAGAATTAAAGTTAAACAAGTGAACGacgagaaaacattttaaagcCTACATACAGATTTATGTGATATAATTAATGCATATCACCTGGAGCAATGACAACGATACGTGCACACACACCATCCATCCagtaaatagatttttttttctccttgtTAAATTAATGTGTGTGGAATCCACACTGTGGATCGTTGTAAGCAATTCAGCAAACCTTTGGTTAATTAAACTGTATGCTAATGTGTTTGGATACAGTTTGGCCTTAACTATCacaacacattgaaattaaattgttaattttattaCTAATTTGTAATTGCTAATTTCTGATGTTACACGTTAAAGCATGATAAATCTTGGGAAATTAATTTCGAGCCTTTCGTGCATGGTTAATGCCATTAGAAAGTCACAAAGGCTCACATATATACTCAATGCTATTACATTGTAAATCGTCTATAATGCGTGTTATGCGGAAAATTGTCTTGCATATTACATTATTACATCTTGTTACAGAATAAATAGATGTTTTAGTTAGACGACTACACTCAAAGATTTCCCTTGTAATAAATATTCGCAGCGTTCGCAAACTTCATTGTAATCTGCATTCGCTTGCTTCAGGCTGTAAAATATCCTGTGTCTGGGATAATTCGGATGATGCTATCGAATAAAAGAGTAGTGTCGTTGACGACATTTGGTTATAAAATTTCACAACCGAAAACACTGAAACCGGGAGATCAGAGAAATCGACGAACCAATTACTTATGttgtaaataaaacaaaattaaatgagCTTCGAGCGACACTTTATGAGAGTggagtttttgaatttaaaatttattttttattagttCACCCAGATATAAAGCTAGGCATGATGTTCAGctattcaaattttacattttattattattttactgaCGGCAATAAACGTATAAAACGGACTACGGAtctcagttttttttgtaccTGCTTCAGTTTGTCATTAAAGTAATGAGGTGTTGAATAGAGCCAGTATTTAAGCGTTGTtgcaacaaaaagaaaacagagAAAGGGAGAGAAAAGTGGCATAAATACAATACAATACAATAGTCAATACTTTTAGATAAAACAAGAGAGCATTATATACCAATGGAATTCAAAGCCCTCACAGATTGTAATCCTCACTTTAAAAATCCTTTATTATATACGCTACAAATTACCATATTTTATGAGATAAATCTAAGACCCTAAAATTTTAGCACACTTCCAGCAATTGGTCACTTTCATAGACACGGGTAGAATGTGAAGCTCTCTAAACTTTTTACGGTAAAATACGGATGCGGATGCAATGTGGTTATCTTTCGACACACTGAACCTCGCCCAGAaccgattttcatataattttctttacagGTTGGCCATATCTTAcagtgactatttttgggaaaacgttttctcaattttctgtttttaatttgGGAAAGTTTGAAGACATTTATTGTGGATTTGTCATCTATAACTCGATAGTCATAAACTTATCAGCGTCCaagaattattaattttcGTGCAATAGCACCAAAAATGCCAATTTCGATGTGGctagaaaatagttatttgttcatctatggaaaaaagttggaaattccATTTCGAGGGCATTGTTACCAGAGCGTAGAGAATGAAAACACCCGagagaatgaaaatttataattttttcccGATGTCAATACAACATTTTGCACAACAAAGGCTCCCGAAATTTCAGCCGAGGTgaaaaaatgactatttctcGCCTGTGTtctgaaaattctttatttttatttaaacttatCTCTGTCCCAAATTCGAACAGGTACTTTATACTCGGACCTGTTGTTATGTCTGTTTTAATAATTGGAAACTCCGACATGACACTTACTCGTGTATGGTGTATTTGTACCACGGCATCATCGTTCGCATTGTTTAAAgacaataaaagttttttttaaattcttctaCCCACTATGTACTACACAGTTATTTCCAACTTGTCATAAAACAACACGGTATAATAGGATAcctttaaaatataaatttcttttctctcGCATTATTGTCATTAAGtaaaaacatcaaaatcgactgaaaacaacaattttaaatgacTTAATCCCCTGTCGGTTTTTTGAGATACATAATTGCTTTATCGGTTCATTTTTGCAAGCATAAATTATTAACGTATAACAAATGTTCTGCAATACTCtttgaaaatgttcgttttataaaattgtaGTCATAGTCTTTTCCATTGACAAACAttgaaattcatgaaattgtGCCGGTATTTCGGATGTGAATCAGTGGAGCAAAGTTGGACTGAATTGGTTCCAAACTTATTAATGGACAGAGCGTAAATGTGGGTAGAAGCTGTAGGTGAGCAAGATAATCTAATCTCGCGAGCTAATCTAATCTCGCGAGCTAATCTAATCTCGCGAGCTAATCTAATATCTCGAGCTAATCTAATATCGCGAGCTAATCTAATCTCGCGGGCTAATCCAATCTCTGAGTCCGttgccaaagcacctagcagggtaatagaaaaaaataaagtagtactttaatcgaagtatgcgaatatttccataccttttttttcataatgtcattgcaaaattaccattaaggctgctaatggtattattggtatcaaaaaactactctatttgacgtgtaaaaacctctattaccctgctaggtgctttgctgaaaccaaaatttttatcacaaaaaattcttgatCGAAATTTATAAAAGATATTCCGCCCAACTACTGAACGCTGAATTTTACAAAGTCGTTGTTCGATACTTTAATTCAAATCATTatcagaaaaatttcaaaactaatAAGTTACGAACGTTCGataattcatttgatattttcaaagAACCAACATCAATGGAATGTTTCATTGatatatccaaaaatatcaatttttggttAATATCGATTGATAAttcgattatcagtcgatatttctcgattatcgataaaacattcgattgactTTGTagtcgaggattttttttttgtaaactttgAGGACGCTCATCGCTTATGCCGGTAAGACTTACAATTAGGATTTATTGGAATGATCTacaataaattaacattttattatgaagAAATAAATGATTTGTAAGAAGTTTTAAATAAGTTATCGTGGGCAATTCCActgattttgtttcaatcttattttttgttttcacatacaccccaaattaaaaaaagaagcaacaattcatttttcagCCATCAGCTTGTAATGCAACACAATTAGTCATAATTTTTACCTACTAATTTGCGAGCTGGTTAATCACACGATCTACAGTAGTTCTTCGGTCAATAGAATAAACTTACATATACATACACATACATACACACGAAACCAGTTGCTTATAATCCTTTTTGTCACCCCCACTCTAATTGTTGAAACTTGAAACCCTACTCATTGTAGTAAAGGTAAAGTACCATTTACCTACCATCAGAAGCAAAGTTTGTCTTGAAGCGATCGGACGTTGAAAAGGtcaattgtaaaatttgttcATTGTTGTAAAGattttagttgaaattttttatttttgatctCTAACCACAGCAGTACAATTATATAAtccaaaaatggaatttttgataaaagttTTGCCAGAGGTGCTGTTTTGGTGttacttaattttattgattgtgTCCGAAGTTATGGCATTTCAACAAAGTAACAGTAAAGCCGGCAAAAGACTTCGTTCGAATACTGGAATCAACTCGGACATCTGTTCTAGCGAAAAGTTAATCAAGGAAAATTCCGAGAACGTTGTTGAAGAGGCTACAAATAGCGAACGGCGAACATCAGTCCAAGGTCGGAAAGACCGTAATCGAGACAATTTACGCGAATTACGCAGACATCATCGtacaatgaaacaaaaatattttgaaaatagcgAAAATCTATTGTACTTTTGCTTCTACAAAGGAATCACCGAGAAATATTACAATACATTGCAGCAGCcttaaattgattgaatttctgGATCAGTGGGAGAGTGGTATGAGATATAAGACTCTATGTGTGTTACTTGTGAATGAGACTCAAAGTTGGTGAACtgttaaaaatattgacaCGGCAGCGAGAacgttaaaatttgaattgaaatgattttttagtgaaattttaaGTGTTTTGTAAAACTCATCCAACGTTTTATCGTTgctaaaagaaaaatgtgcaAGAAAATTAGTTGTAATTTtgtgaataataattttagttCGTTTTCCGGTTGTACATAGCTCAGGTTTAAAATTGTGTTCATAAAGTATATGTCACTCTCCGCGGAAGTGACTAGTTTGGCATTTTTTATTCACCGTCATACATTATtgtcaaaaatattatcaCGGCAGCGAGAACGCTGAAATTTGAATTggattttttagtgaaatttgaaGTGTTTTGAAAGACTCATCCAACGTTTTATCGTTgctaaaagaaaaatgtgcaAGAAAATTAGttgtaattttgtaaataataattttagttCGTTATGAAATATTGTGACAGTGGAccaatttttggtaaaattttacaaaattttctttaaaaaaattagggaaattttagcaaattaaTTGTCCAAAAATATGCCATGGTGACAGGCCATACTCTCtcgtttgctagagagagagTATTGTGACAGGGGTAGATGTCTGAcgacgatttttatttgacatgactccttgtattttttttgtcttaagcTAACAGTGAAGTGATCCACTTCCTACATTGTTTACTTGTAActataaatattgttttataTTTGACCAAGTATAATGCTAAGACACTCATTATTGTGATATAagtttgacaaaattttgtttcgtatAAAATTTGACTCATACGCATACGCATACTTATAAATCTAATATTTGAATTAACTTTTTATTTgactttgaataaaatttaataatttaagcATATAACCTTTCAGCGCTTTTATTTAATCAACCAAAGGTCAACATTATAATACTGCCACCCTTTACCACCAACTTTAATTTTCGACAATGACAATTTTAACAGTGACGATTGTTAATGGAAAATTCCTCAATTTAGCGATCAAGGAAAGTTATcaaagtttttaattatttccttCTTTCGGACGTGTGTGCGAATGATAGACTTAATCGATGGTAACGTAAATCACATTCGTTTAAATCGAACATCTTTGGTAGAGAGTTCAGTTACGAGCCTATTTTTAGTTCGTATTTTAGTTACGAGTTCATAGTTCTCTTTCCGTGCTCGTAACTGGCTCGATTGCTGAACATCaggtgaaaatataatttctggTCCGGATCTAGTCTCCAATTTATAGAAAACATTCGAAAATTCTCATGATAATGTGGCTTATCTCTGTGCCCGGCCTGTCCATAGAACCGACGCTCCTATAGATTACtcttcacaaaatatttctgcGGTTTCCCatattcaatttataataGGCATTGCAAGTCATCAGTCAGAAAACACTTCATATTTTCCGCTGCTTATATTTTATCCCATTTATGCTGTTTAACGTTTCGAATGTCTGAAGAGAAAGTGGCATCAAATACGCAAACCATGGTACAACGCCTGGAAGACCTTCGGACTGAGCACATGTCCTTGATCAATAGTTTGGATTCGCCGAAAACCGAAAAGTCAGATATCATTTTGAAGAACATAAAATGCATCGACGTCGGTTTGGATGAAGCGCAATTAATGATGGAATTTACGTTGCATttgcaaaatgttgaaattgagAAGCACCAACTTAACGTGCAGTTAAAGCAGTTGTCTGAAGAAAATCGCGGTTTACGTAACGAACTAAAGGCAACGcaagataaattgaaaattttcgaaaaattaatgGGAAATGCCGGAAACGAAAAAAGTACGGATGAAAGTATTCTGGAAATCGAATTCGACGATGCTTCAATTGAACCAAATGCCTTGATTCAGGACTGTGACTACGAAAGTGACTCCACTTTAACGCCTAGAGAAGAGTCTCAGAGCGGTCACACAAATTGTGATGAAAGCGAATCTTTATCGCGCTTtctgaaactaaaaaaacttGCAATGCAATATGCTTTTGAAGGCAATTACGAAGTGGCACTTCCGCTGAGCCAACAAGCTGTAGataatttgaagaaaacaaCTGTTGGATGCTTTCATCCTTACATTACCAAAATGATGTCAATAGTGAGCCTAGTTTACGGTATACAGAAAAAGTATAAGGACACGACAAAATTGTTACACGCCGCTATTCGCGAAAAAACTGAAGCACTTACACTTGACAGTAATTAAGGTTGTCTGGTCAATTAAATTCTCAATAACCGTAAAAGCACATGGTAATTAGTATAAAAAGTAGTAACGGACACGATACCGTGTTTTGTGCGAAGGGATCAAATACTAAAATCTGCCA includes:
- the LOC119085734 gene encoding kinesin light chain-like gives rise to the protein MSEEKVASNTQTMVQRLEDLRTEHMSLINSLDSPKTEKSDIILKNIKCIDVGLDEAQLMMEFTLHLQNVEIEKHQLNVQLKQLSEENRGLRNELKATQDKLKIFEKLMGNAGNEKSTDESILEIEFDDASIEPNALIQDCDYESDSTLTPREESQSGHTNCDESESLSRFLKLKKLAMQYAFEGNYEVALPLSQQAVDNLKKTTVGCFHPYITKMMSIVSLVYGIQKKYKDTTKLLHAAIREKTEALTLDSN